The genomic stretch AAACACAAATATACCAACAGTTTATACATTCTTAAGCTTCTTCATCTTAGAAGGCGGCCAACGGCCTTTCTTCCTCATAATTCTTTTACGAACAAGACGTTTCCTACGAAGTCTAATCTTCTTGTCAAGTTTCATCTTCATCTTCTGTTCAAGCTTGAGCTGCAACTTCGATTCCAAAGGCAGATTCTGAATTCCAACTTTTTCTTCCTCGGCATTTGATTCGCCATTTCCGCTTGCTAAGTTGGTTTTTTCAGGATCAGCTGATACCTTAACTACGGCGACACTTCTTCTGTGTCCTTGATTTTGAAGGCTTTGTCCAAATGTAGAATGCACACCGAGAGAAACGTTTTGCAGCCTGATAGCTGCCAATGTTTATGCATCAAACATAATAATTGAAGAGACTAAACCACAgccccccacacacacacaccagCTAGTCAACAAACACCCATATGatttaacacaaattcttgtttcagacggacacttttggtcttatttgtcagacggataaaatgttgccattttttaagaaaatgtaaccaattaattcacaaaatgttatgactagaggtgtcattttttaccctgaaaatgatgtgaacaataagGGTAACATCTTATcaaaaaataacattttattgtaaaatgatgacatgttacccgtcttatttcagaccaaaagcaatggtcttaagaaaaacggaccgATGATTTAATTTTTATTGGTGTATACCATCCAGTTTAATCCGGATTTGAGCCGGGTAAGACTAGTAAGACAGTGAAGGTGTCGCTCATGAGTTATAACACCGCTGCATTACTCGAACCCAAAATCCCAAATGATTTCATAAATTCAATACAACCCAGCAAAAAGATTACAAAGCATAGGATATACGGAGTAGTAAAATGGGTAATCAAATAATTCAACAATTATATAATCAAAACATGAAAAATGGGAAACTCAGACACAATAAATGATTTAAATCATACAACAAAATGCagaaaaaaaaaaccagaaaACAGAGAATAGAGAGAGGAAAACATACAAAAGGAGGAAGCGAGGGACATGGAAGTTGATGGAATAACAGGAGTTAGAGAGAAGAAAGGTGAGAGAAGTGCCATTTTCTCTATGCTTAAGAAGCAATAGAGTGCAAGAGTGTTGGACCAAGCTGTGTTTTATGGATAAGTTACTTGATATTGTGAAAGATTATTTATTTCGGTTGGTCTCTCTTATGTAGAGCTGAGCAAAATAAACCGAACCGATTTTTTAAACCGAAATCGAACCGATAACTAAATTAAGGAACTCGATAATTCGTTTTTTTCCAGTTCGGTACCCGAAACGTTTTTTTGGGGGAAATCCGGTTCGGTTTTGGGTCCTAAAAAAGCAAAACCGGGTACCGGTTTTAAACCGGATTACTTTTTTGggaaaaaaattaagaaaatgactTTACAAAACAAAGAAGTGTGATTTGGGATAACATAAATTAAAAAGTAAGAAAGAAACCTAATTCACTGAAATACTAAACTGGTTTATAAATTCGAATCCGGGTAACCAGTTATCGGTTCCAGTTTACAAGTTGCTAAAAAACCGGGTGACCGAACCGGTTTAAAACCAGAGCGGTTTCGGTTTGGGAAAAACTTGTTTTTGAAAACCGGGTGACCGAACCGGTTTTCAAACTCGGTTCAGTTAaccggttttgctcacccctacaGTCATGAGTAGTTATGACGGTGTACGTTACCACAATGGCAATGCCTgtaatttttttcattttgatTTTGATCAGGCGATCTCCTACAGACAATAGAAGCAATCTCAGAGTAGTGAAAATAATTTAATGGGTAAATCCTTCTCTAATTTGACTTACTCTTTAATTTTTGATAAGTCTATGGTTAATGACTTGATGGTTTGTTTAATCTTGTAAGGGGAAATTAGAATGTTAAATGTGTAGTTTTTTATGATTATATATGTTGTAGATGTCAGCTAACTCAGTTATTACGGTCATAAAAATCGACATTCAACTTGGGTTCAAATCCAATCTATGTTATAGTTCCACATATCAGGCAAGTAAATTAAGTTACTATTTTTGTCATGATGAAAAACTAGAGCCAACTTATTTGAGCTAGCTACTTTATTACTTATGGAAAAAAACAATTATACATAATTGCATCGTAAATTCTCGTTGAAAACAAGAATATgtcttaaaattaaaacggattaagTATGGTGGATGAGATAAAATGAGGATGCTTAGATACTAACCAAAAATTTCTTATATATGCAAGTGAAAACATATTTGACCAATTTTCATCTTAAGACAGATATTACCGTCCTAAGAGAGACTTACCTATTGAGACGGATATTATCCCCTTTCTGAAATATTGAGTTGTTGTTAAAGAACAATTCAATAAACATTGATGATCAGACAGTTTACAAAAGTGCACACCCTGTTCTATTTACAGTTCTTGTACACACAATAGCCTCTTGACATTCAATTCCCCTCTTCTACAAAAAGTgacattcttttcttttcttttctaaaaaATACTTCCTcagtctcaatcatttgtttacctttaattaagtTAAACAAATGAACGAGACAAAAGGAGTAATACATTCACAAACATGCATCTCAAAATATAATGTCTAAGGCTCCAACATTGCCACAAAGGTCCATGTACAAGCACCATTTTCAAGCACAAATGTTTATCAACAATTTCCATGCATTACTTATTCGACCTGCACCCGAAATAATTCACGTTAGAACGAGGATTATTATCTTGAAAAAAACTCTAACATGATATTGTATGGACTTAATTTTGAAATTGGTCGTTAACTTTCAAAACCTTCACAATTTACCGATATCAGCTAGCTTAATTAGCTGGTAAAGTCATAAGAGGTGGTACTCATGACCTGAGTTTAAATCCCGTAAGCAAACCCATATTTAATAATATGATGCTATCGTTGAAGGTAGGAGATCAATGGCTAGTACCTTTACCCTCGAGAATTTGATTCATTCGTCCGACAAACATCAAAATTCTTAGCCTTTGACGCGAAAGCCTCGTCCTGACTCCTGATCCCTGGCTTAATAAGAAACAGGTCAATTGAACCATCGCAATTCTATAACTAGTAATTAGTATATGTACCACCAAATTAAAGTCCAAGTTTTGCAAAGTACCTGAAATGACTCGACCTGAATTTTTAGTGAGCTTATTTCCGACTGACTTGTCGAAATTTCTCCTGATACTGATCTGCCCATTACGACAGCTTGGGGTCTCTGGTATAAAGACATCCTGTACAAGCACCATTTCTCTGAAGTTGACTGCTGCTGGTGGTATTCTGGTCAAGAAGATTTGTTTAAGGTTGTGGATCACACCCAAATTGTGTGGATTTTTGTTCTTGTCGTACCGGTACCGGAAATTTTCATAGGTTGTCTGCCTTGGGAAACACCATATGTTAGAAAATTCAGACTGTACTGAAAGGAGTTTAACAAAGTACagactttttttttttggcaactgtAATTCATGGCCTGtcgtagacctggcaaaacgggtcaacagGCCGGGTTTGGGTCAGTTCGGGTCTCTCACTGAATTCGGGTTTATTTCGagtttgttggtcgggtctgtttcgggtcaagaGGGTCGGGTTATTtcaggtcgggtcattttcgggtccatgaataagagagaaaaagccatttcaagtcttttatgttcaattagagttatattttgtcgggtcattttcgggtttaatGGTTTctgatcgggtcattttcgggtcgggtcattacgggccaagaaagctcgggtcatgttcaTGTCGGGTCGAGTCagttcgggttttcgggtcacattcgggtgatgtagttcagGTCATTTCGGGTCTCGAGTCagtttttcgggtcgggtcaatcgggtcgggttgcttttgccaggtctagcctGTCGTGCCAGGCCATGCGCTATACTATTAAGGTGTCTAGGAATAAAATTGAAAAATAGACAACGAAATGAGACATAAAGCCTTTGCAGATCCTCCAGACTCGTTTAGGTGACATAAACGAGTTTATACTTTGTTTAGGTGACATCGCATTTTGAGGTGATATTGACTGTATTTAGCGAGATTAGGTCGCGCAAACTAATTAATTCCCTTGCGACAAACACGAGTTAAGTACTCGCTACTTATTTAATTGTACGATTGTATTCGCATAACATGAACGAGGATTATTACCTGATTAGTTGACATGAGGTAGAAGTGGAAGACTGTAAGCCCGCCGACAAACCAGACCACCACGAAACAGTAACAAACTAGAATTACGGACACAACATCATCGGACATGGAGTTCATCAAGGTTCCCTTTTTCCGAAGAAGGTTGATTAATGAGAAAGTGAAGACATATATGCACAAGAATGTCGATGATGATATGAACAGGATGAAGAATCTGTAGTTACGCTGCAGAGGCATTGAAAGACTCGATTAGCAAACTAATGACAAAGGCGATCCACAGGGCAGAGCTATGCTACCTCGACACTTTAATTACCGTGATTCGACAGGACACTGAAAAACACGAAAAAAAATTCATAGATGCTTCATTTTAGGCCAAAAAACACGAAATTTGTTCAATTGACACTCAGACAGGCACCCATGATTATAGgcctggcaaaatcaacccgacccggttgacctgagacccgaaatcgacccgaaCTGCCGCACCTGAATGACACCTGAAGCCCGAATTGgctcgacccgacccgaaaataacccgagctttcatggacccgtaacagacccgacccgaaaccactcaacccgaaaatgacccgacaaaatataaatcTAATTGACCCCAGAAGACTTGAAATGCCCTTTTCTCTCCTAATCATTGacccgaaattaaatgacccgaCCTGCTTGCCGAAATCCAAAATGACCCGGCCCGACCCGAGCTAACCCGAAATGGCCAGACCCGTTAATCCGATTTGCCAGGTCTAACTGCGACAGAGTAACATAGCAAAAGGGCAATGAAATAAATGTAGACAAGATAACAATGGGATGTGATTATGTGAGTCGAAGTGACGGAAAAATGCGCTTACAAGTCCTATGCATTGACCCACCCAAGGACAATGGTGATCAAATCTCTGCACACAGTTGTTGCAGATGGAACAATGTGAGGCACGAGGAGGACGATAAAGCTTACAAGTCTCACAAAACTTGACTTTAACAGTGTAGCCATTTACGACCACGTCTTTGGTCCTTGGAGCTCTTTGATTAATAGTCCTCCCGGCAGACCATTCCATTGATTGCGTAGGCGTTTCTAGATCATCTTCGTCAGGTGGTCGAAAGTTCCTAGGGACTATTCCTGGATCGCGGGCAGAGGTCATGTACAGGAACAGAAAATCCTACATTATTGACGAAAACAAATTAAAGAGACTATTTTCAGATGACCGATAATGAAAATTGAGTCGATAATATACTTACCAAGAAAGTGAGAACAATACCCGCGGTTAGCACCCCATATCCATATAAGGGATCATGTTCTTTGATCCTAACCGCCATCCTTATGCAAAATGTAACGGCAGGAAAACCTATTAGGAAAGACGATAAATACAGCGACCCTGCATCCGGACCAAATACCAATCTTCCGCCACACAGAAATCTCTGCCAACCAAAAATCAAAGGGTTCATTGAAGATTCGATTACCTTATGCATGTTATCTGACCTCAAATCATTAGTGTCGCTCTCTCGCTAAGTACATTGAACTAAACTCTAGTACTTCCTCTGTCCCAGTCAATAGTTTACGTTTGCTTTATTTTCCGAGAAAAAAgattgtacatcagatgtactacatcacatttaatgactttttgagtttttgtgtatttgttTCGAGTACTATaaagtttataaattacattttagttttatgatgtcaaaaatcaaatttttttgagcttatatgtaattttttttgagTTAcatgtaactttttgagattaaagtttaagtaaataaactcaaaaactttataataaaactcaaaaaatttagattaaaactcaaaaactttatcttaatgctAAAAAATTATACCATCTaatgtactacatcagatgtataatccacttactgttaTTTTCCCcacataaaataaaacaaacGTAAATTATTCCTTAGGACAGAGGAAGTATCAATTAGTCATTTTAACTCCATTAAACTATACAACACCCTAAATTCCATCCATCACAAAACAAGTAAGAAATAAAACGACTCTACCACAATTGAAGGCAATTTTCGTCAGAAACCCAGATCACGAGTAGCACCATTTATTAACATCAATGTAACATAAAAAACACCACCTTTTTTTTGTCTACCATACACATGTAAATCTATGCAACAATGACATAAATTAACGAAAACATAAACTAATACTCCATCTAATACAACAGGTTCTTTACGTTTTATTTAAATACTCCTTACAAAAGAATAAAAACGTAAAGAACATAAAAATCTTCTACAACATAAGAAAAAAACGTACATTATTCCCAGGCCAAACTCTATAAAGCCTCTCAGGTTTGGCATTAGGCAAAGACCTTTGAGATGCACAACTCCACGTTGAAACCCCGTCCGGTGGCATACTATTACGTTTAGCATGCATCTTCTTCTCCTCTACCATTCCCCTGCCTATCTAACACCCATTACCATGTCAAATCTCATGACATTTGTGCAATATTTCTTGAGTTACGACTTACGACCCAAAATTATTACCAAATCTTTATTGTTTATCAGAGATTGACGTTAATTTCCCAACAGTAATATATCGACCAATGCTCTATTGCATGGAATAATGTAACACAATGTAGCAGGGGAGAAAAGACAAGATAAAaacaataatatttttttttgttaatgatCAGCCTCCCCTGCTAATCGatgtattttattaattaattaattaaaaatttaaTTAATGATTATTTTATGAGTGATTGTTCTTGTTTTGTGATGTTTTTTCTTGacaattttttctttttctttttctctttcctCTCTCTTGGTTTTTTGTTTGGTTTCCTAAAAGTTTGTCTTGCCTGGTCATGTAACAATAATCTTCCAAAAACTAAGGAATTCTTGCCTGGTCATGTAACAATAATCTCATCTTGTGACTACATTTGTTTTAATCCAAAAAATAATAATTTGCCTTAAATTTAGGAGAAGTATTGTGTAGACGGGTGCACACATTTTCGCTCAAGGATAAATGATACAGTCCGATTATAAAACAAGTCGATATTTGGATTTGCGACTTATTATTGTACCAAGGCTCTCGGTTGTAATTGCTTAGGCCAATAACGGTCTAAGGACCCTAACGTGCAAGTACCTCTCAAGCGTGATTGAAATTCTTGAATGAAATGGTGATAGCGTTATATGTGGTGCACTAACCTAGGTTGATTAGTGATCGAAATTCTTGAATGAAATGGTGATAGCGTTATATGTGGTGAAGAAAAAAAAGATTAAGGGAGAAGGGCCCAACCGGGTTCGAACCGGTGACCTCTTGATCTGCAGTCAAATGCTCTACCACTGAGCTATGGACCCTTTGTTGTTGATTTTGGTTGCTGATAGCTATTTTAATCGTAGAAACATTATACATCCTATTAAAACTTGAACCAATTAGATTAACTTTTGGTTAGATAGTGAAACCTGGTTTATCACTGTTTCATGTAAGAATTTAAGATATGGTCAAATTGCTTAAATCTCGCTTGCTAAGCGGTTCCTTCAAATCCTGGCTCGACCACTGTAAATAGTAAATATCTTGCGTATTTTAATGCTTTAACGACTCGGCAGTTTGCAGTTTGCACTATAGTAGACATTTCGTTCATTAGTTAGCATTGGCCACGATTGCGAATGATGTTTATTTAGTTTGCAGGACATAAATCGAGTTGAGACTTAGATTTTCTCCCAAGTCCCAAATATAAACGAATGAACCAGATTAAAAACGAAGGACACGAGTAACATTCAGAATATGATATAGTTCTCTCGATCTTATGATGGCGTGTTGTTACATAGGAGGGTTTGAAACAAGATCTGGATTGTCAAAAATTTGGCAAAAATAACCCTGAGACAAGTTTCAGTACTCTTACAATAGAGGACTGTTTATTTTCGAAGGAATTGTCGACTCAACATGGCAATAAACAACCTGAATATCTTAAAAATCTCAATTTTTTTCGTTCAACATTTGTATATACATTCTGCTTGGGAAAAACCAACATCATTTGTTAAAAATATCAAGCACCACATGAAGAATGTGTATCATAAAGGCTCCAAAATCACAATGTACTGACAAATATCAGAATGTTATTCACTGGCTACTAGAATGGCAAATTTACTCCTTTTTTGACGGATGTCCCAAACTACGATGCCAAAGTTGTAGAGATGAGTAGGATGACGACTTAACAGTGCTATTGGTTGCGACTTGCGACGACATGAGCTACAAGCAAATCGTGTAGTTGATGTATTCGTCTGTTCCAGTCACCTCCCGGTATGCCGGGTTCTGTACATGCTTAAAGGCTTAAAGCAGTTCACCTGATTGAGAAACTACATCATGCTTCAGCAGTTCACCTTCAATGGCAAAGTTCTACAGGATTGGACAATTTTCCAACAGCATTTTGCAAGAGAATAATACCTGCAGTTACAGGCATAGCAGCATTCAGAATAGATATAGATAAATTTATAACATTTTATTTAAATAAAATATCCACATAATACCATTCAATTGAACAATTCAAAAACATTAAACTTTTTAACATTAGTAAGGGCAACAATAATAAAAAGCGGCTAAAACCGATAGAAACTGCAGTAGCCAAAACAGTTCGGCGATCATAATTCATAAGTATTGCCTTAGGCAAATCTACCTAAAAAGGACAATGAAAAGAGGTCTAGAAAAGAGACACAGAATCACATTGTTACCGGTAACATCATGGGAATGTGATCGAAATTTTTTCATGATACCAATAAGAAAGCTTCAATTTCAAGCATTATGAACGACATCCTAAAACTAAGGATATGCAAAATACTCccttcgtcccaatcatttgtttatcttttctttattatttgtGAGGGGACTTATAATCGGAGATAAACAAATGAATGGGACCGAGGGAGTGTATCTCATATTTTTGGTAGAAGTTTTCCCTGAAATTACTGCCATTATTTACACAATTATTTTCGAAAAACAACCCACAAAATATCACCTCATCAAAACCAAATAACCCAAAACCCTAATCATAAGATAAATTCAAAGCATCAAATTTTTAAGATTAGACAACAACAAACCCATCAAACCCCAGTGCCTCGAAATCTCCCGAGTGTCGCCTATGGCGGGATAAGTCAAATGTACATAACATGTTCCCAGTGTTGACAACACATAAATATAATGTTTGAGAACTGCATTAACAAGCCTCTATTTGAAATGATTGGTAGTGAAATAAAGAGGGGGTGTTTACCATTAGAAGGGTTTAGAAAATTTCTTTGCCATCGACCTCAATGTACCTAAGATGTTTAACCTTGTCCCATTCAGGACCCTTGTCATTTACATAACTCTTCATCAAAAGTGGGCACTCAGTAATCAAGAGACTGCGTAGTTGGGTGAGACGCCCCAAAGCCTCTTTTGAAGGTAAACATTTCAAAGACCGGCATAATCTGAATTCCAATGATTCAAGAGACGAGAGGTTGCATAGCCACTCTGAAATTTCTTCCAAGTGCTCAAACCTCCGTATACTTAGGGTTGTAATCCTAGTGAGTAGTCCAAGTTGTTTAGGAAGTGACCTGATCCCTGGATAACCCACCATGGCCACCAATATTAGTTCATTGAGGGATTG from Silene latifolia isolate original U9 population chromosome 2, ASM4854445v1, whole genome shotgun sequence encodes the following:
- the LOC141642058 gene encoding large ribosomal subunit protein cL37 alpha-like, which encodes MALLSPFFSLTPVIPSTSMSLASSFSIRLQNVSLGVHSTFGQSLQNQGHRRSVAVVKVSADPEKTNLASGNGESNAEEEKVGIQNLPLESKLQLKLEQKMKMKLDKKIRLRRKRLVRKRIMRKKGRWPPSKMKKLKNV
- the LOC141627957 gene encoding putative protein S-acyltransferase 1 isoform X1 yields the protein MVEEKKMHAKRNSMPPDGVSTWSCASQRSLPNAKPERLYRVWPGNNRFLCGGRLVFGPDAGSLYLSSFLIGFPAVTFCIRMAVRIKEHDPLYGYGVLTAGIVLTFLDFLFLYMTSARDPGIVPRNFRPPDEDDLETPTQSMEWSAGRTINQRAPRTKDVVVNGYTVKVKFCETCKLYRPPRASHCSICNNCVQRFDHHCPWVGQCIGLRNYRFFILFISSSTFLCIYVFTFSLINLLRKKGTLMNSMSDDVVSVILVCYCFVVVWFVGGLTVFHFYLMSTNQTTYENFRYRYDKNKNPHNLGVIHNLKQIFLTRIPPAAVNFREMVLVQDVFIPETPSCRNGQISIRRNFDKSVGNKLTKNSGRVISGIRSQDEAFASKAKNFDVCRTNESNSRG
- the LOC141627957 gene encoding putative protein S-acyltransferase 3 isoform X2; the protein is MVEEKKMHAKRNSMPPDGVSTWSCASQRSLPNAKPERLYRVWPGNNRFLCGGRLVFGPDAGSLYLSSFLIGFPAVTFCIRMAVRIKEHDPLYGYGVLTAGIVLTFLDFLFLYMTSARDPGIVPRNFRPPDEDDLETPTQSMEWSAGRTINQRAPRTKDVVVNGYTVKVKFCETCKLYRPPRASHCSICNNCVQRFDHHCPWVGQCIGLRNYRFFILFISSSTFLCIYVFTFSLINLLRKKGTLMNSMSDDVVSVILVCYCFVVVWFVGGLTVFHFYLMSTNQTTYENFRYRYDKNKNPHNLGVIHNLKQIFLTRIPPAAVNFREMVLVQDVFIPETPSCRNGQISIRRNFDKSVGNKLTKNSGRVISARDQESGRGFRVKG